A genomic segment from Candidatus Eremiobacteraceae bacterium encodes:
- a CDS encoding transporter substrate-binding domain-containing protein: MTGRVVTAVAFLWLSAAVPAAADTVRVAHPAQLAPFIYVQDGKTVGLAADILRAAATREGIAIVFVPESPAQLRTTLTDGTADAIAPAPIIPGRYVFTSAFLVTGGGLFVRAPKPTPSGLTALSGNTVITPEAGPFVSFIKQNFPNVKVVSTNKSTSMTSEYLMSLDQVVRGQADAAALNIQEGAWVVAESFAHKITVPTRMFTQLSLGLAATGGRHADLLKRFDAGFAAIRADGTLRRIEAKWSNAH, encoded by the coding sequence ATGACAGGCCGAGTAGTGACAGCGGTGGCGTTCCTTTGGCTGTCGGCGGCGGTCCCTGCCGCAGCCGATACTGTGCGCGTGGCGCACCCGGCGCAGTTGGCGCCATTCATCTATGTTCAGGACGGCAAGACGGTGGGGCTGGCGGCGGATATTCTTCGCGCCGCCGCCACGCGCGAGGGTATTGCCATCGTGTTCGTGCCGGAGTCGCCAGCGCAACTTCGGACGACATTGACGGATGGCACAGCCGATGCAATCGCGCCGGCGCCGATCATCCCAGGGCGGTACGTGTTCACGAGCGCGTTTCTCGTGACTGGCGGCGGCCTTTTCGTTCGTGCGCCAAAACCAACACCCTCCGGCCTTACGGCATTGTCAGGCAATACCGTCATCACTCCCGAAGCCGGGCCGTTCGTGAGCTTCATTAAGCAGAACTTTCCCAACGTAAAGGTCGTATCGACGAACAAATCGACGAGCATGACCAGCGAATACTTGATGAGCCTCGATCAAGTCGTCCGGGGTCAGGCCGATGCGGCGGCGTTGAACATCCAGGAAGGTGCGTGGGTGGTGGCAGAGTCGTTCGCACACAAGATCACCGTGCCGACGAGGATGTTCACGCAGTTGTCATTAGGTCTCGCGGCGACCGGTGGCAGGCACGCGGACCTCTTGAAGCGATTCGATGCGGGTTTTGCCGCGATTCGCGCAGATGGGACCTTGCGGCGTATCGAGGCCAAGTGGTCGAATGCTCATTGA